Proteins from one Ipomoea triloba cultivar NCNSP0323 chromosome 1, ASM357664v1 genomic window:
- the LOC115999458 gene encoding F-box/kelch-repeat protein At3g23880-like: protein MASGEQKLGELAEQTSTLSLHESPPLLANLPQEIIEEVLARLPVECLLRFRCVSKSWLALITSHYFVNTHLDVCKNKHESGRNRLFLIASFSGLGKICSISSIVPENSSPTLIELSRFSKSPCRSPRILGSCNGLLCLSTVNFKLILWNPSTRKSVEFPDSFIQTSSGCYIRYGFGYDERTNDYKVVKMFSFEKNGGRHENKVKVFSLRANSWTMMSGFSSAYIYGKCGVFLNGAIHWEIRDTDVSNSSTASWEIVALDLGSERYRTMALPSAENGKFYWTLGVSRGCLLACCIYYPKRTHLWVMKEYGVVGSWTKVASITLSDDHRGYITVLHMTENCEEVLLKLGTQLALYNSRDGSFKHVECVATPRTIEVQSATYDESLALLDMGHDGQI from the coding sequence ATGGCGAGTGGGGAGCAAAAATTGGGTGAATTAGCTGAACAAACCTCCACTCTTTCTCTCCACGAATCCCCACCGCTACTAGCCAATCTTCCCCAAGAAATCATCGAAGAAGTCCTAGCAAGATTGCCCGTGGAGTGCCTCTTGCGCTTCAGGTGCGTTTCCAAATCGTGGCTCGCCTTGATAACCAGCCATTATTTCGTGAACACCCACCTCGATGTCTGCAAGAACAAGCACGAATCTGGGCGGAACAGGCTTTTCCTCATCGCCTCATTCTCTGGGCTGGGTAAGATCTGTTCCATTAGCTCCATAGTTCCTGAGAATTCCTCTCCCACTTTAATTGAGCTCAGTCGTTTCTCCAAAAGCCCGTGTAGATCTCCGAGAATTCTGGGCTCCTGTAATGGATTGCTGTGTTTATCCACTGTCAATTTTAAACTGATTCTTTGGAACCCTTCCACGAGAAAATCCGTGGAATTTCCGGATTCGTTTATTCAGACGAGTTCTGGGTGTTATATTAGATATGGGTTTGGATATGATGAACGAACTAATGATTATAAAGTTGTGAAAATGTTTAGTTTTGAGAAAAATGGCGGCAGACATGAGAACAAAGTCAAGGTTTTTAGCTTAAGGGCTAATTCCTGGACTATGATGTCTGGTTTTAGCAGTGCGTATATTTATGGAaagtgtggtgtgtttcttaatgGAGCTATCCATTGGGAAATTCGCGACACTGATGTTTCCAATTCCAGCACTGCTTCCTGGGAGATTGTTGCCCTAGATTTGGGCTCCGAGAGGTATCGAACCATGGCGCTTCCGAGCGCTGAGAATGGGAAATTCTACTGGACCTTAGGGGTTTCGCGGGGATGCCTTCTTGCCTGTTGCATCTATTACCCTAAGCGGACGCATCTGTGGGTGATGAAGGAGTATGGAGTCGTGGGGTCTTGGACTAAAGTGGCGTCGATCACTTTGTCTGATGATCATAGGGGCTATATCACTGTGTTGCATATGACTGAGAATTGTGAGGAGGTCTTGCTGAAGCTTGGAACCCAGCTCGCCCTTTATAATTCGAGGGATGGATCGTTTAAGCATGTCGAGTGTGTTGCCACTCCCCGCACTATTGAGGTTCAATCGGCGACCTATGATGAGAGCCTCGCATTGCTGGATATGGGCCATGACGGCCAAATCTAA